One region of Culex pipiens pallens isolate TS chromosome 2, TS_CPP_V2, whole genome shotgun sequence genomic DNA includes:
- the LOC120426513 gene encoding serine protease inhibitor dipetalogastin-like, producing the protein MALPKRCVNYEMALKKINFRIPIASHLVRLISNSTNSKMLSLPALVLLVCIVNLSSANYMIMPPMYEVTNEQFNSFSTCIAATYNPKALHSKYDPVCGTDGFSYFNRHSMDCMAVSVPNLQFASYGRCPHEPIFLPMASVRDPWIFPANLRGELEQCIGSCENLFHPVCGSDEKTYQNPCTLLCVGSVNKATLAYEGFCKRDQIAEGKCPPILQPFCGSDGVTYLNYCHLRFAMLTIEGLKPGHIGDCVQRLEAIGKDKDGGYGAMEGKKERKRGCCCCECREAPDCGN; encoded by the coding sequence TATAGCTTCACACCTTGTACGACTAATATCAAACAGCACGAATAGTAAGATGTTATCGCTTCCAGCACTTGTACTGCTGGTCTGCATCGTCAACCTCAGTTCCGCAAACTACATGATCATGCCGCCAATGTACGAGGTCACCAACGAGCAGTTCAACTCGTTCAGCACCTGCATCGCCGCGACGTACAACCCAAAGGCCCTACACAGCAAGTACGACCCGGTGTGCGGCACCGATGGATTCAGCTACTTCAACCGGCACAGCATGGACTGCATGGCGGTCTCCGTCCCGAACCTGCAGTTTGCCAGCTACGGCCGCTGTCCGCACGAGCCGATCTTCCTGCCGATGGCCTCGGTCCGCGATCCGTGGATCTTCCCGGCGAATCTGCGCGGCGAGCTGGAACAGTGCATCGGCAGCTGCGAGAACCTGTTCCATCCGGTGTGCGGTTCCGACGAGAAGACGTACCAAAATCCGTGCACCCTGCTCTGCGTGGGATCGGTCAACAAGGCCACCCTGGCGTACGAGGGCTTCTGCAAGCGGGACCAGATCGCCGAGGGCAAGTGTCCACCGATTCTGCAGCCGTTCTGTGGGTCGGACGGAGTGACCTACCTGAACTATTGCCACCTGAGATTTGCGATGCTAACGATCGAGGGGCTCAAGCCGGGCCACATTGGGGATTGTGTGCAGCGGCTGGAGGCCATCGGAAAGGACAAGGACGGAGGTTACGGCGCGATGGAGGGAAAGAAGGAACGCAAGCGCGGGTGCTGCTGCTGTGAGTGCCGAGAGGCGCCGGATTGTGGAAACTAA